TTCTTTCCGCTTATCTTGGTGAAATTTTCAACCCACTCAAAAAGATTTCGCGAGAACAACTGCTGGTGGCTTTGGCGAGTGGCTTAAAGTATTCGCCCATTCAGCCGGTAGATAAAACTTTAAATGCAGTTTTTGTAGATGCCCAGGCAATTCCCAATTATGCCCGTCAGGCAGTAGCCGCTGCAACCGAAAAACAGCTAGTCGTCAATTACCCCGAAGTCGGCACACTCAACCCCAATCTGTTGGCGACGCGAGGAGAAGTATCCGCTTCCTTGTGTCAAGCATTAGGGTATTTTGGATTAGTACCAGAGGAGTATATTGCTGTAGTTGAAACGCAAACATTATTACCGACAACGCCATCAACAACATCACCTCCAACATCACTGCTAAAAACATCGCTGAGTACATCAAATTCGGAGATCCGAGGCGTTTGGCTGACAAATATAGATAGCGACGTGCTGTTTTCGCGCGATCGCCTCACCAACGCCATGCAGCGCTTGCGAAATCTCAACTTCAATACGGTATATCCCACAGTTTGGAACGGCGGTTATACCCTCTATCCTAGCCGCGTAGCACAACGAACTTTCGGGCGATCGATCGACCCAGAACCCGGTTTGCAAGGGCGAGATATGCTCAAAGAAATTGTCGAATCAGGGCATAAAAACGGTTTAACAGTCATCCCCTGGTTTGAATTTGGCTTCATGGCACCAGCTAATTCCAAATTAGCCAAACGTCACCCCGACTGGCTAACTCAGCGTCGCGATGGCACAAAGGTTTGGAAAGAAGGGATAGAAGAACGGGTTTGGCTCAATCCTTTTCACCCAGAAGTACAGCAATTCATCATAAATTTAATTACCGAAATTGTTAGCAACTACGATGTAGATGGAATTCAATTAGACGATCATTTCAGCTTACCAATTGAATTCGGTTACGACAATTTTACAGTCGCCCTATACAAGAAAGAACTCCCTGGTTTTTCTCCTGACGATAATCCCAGCGAAACCTATTGGGTACGCTGGCGAGCGGATAAAATAAACGACTTCATGACCAAGCTATTCCGTGCTATCAAAACTAGCAAACCAAACTGTATTCTTTCTGTGTCTCCTAATCCGCTACATTTCTCTTTACCGGCGCACTTACAAGATTGGTTTACCTGGGAAAGACGCGGTTTAGTGGAAGAAATTGTCTTGCAAGTGTATCGAGACGACCTCAAACGTTTTATTACTGAATTGGAACGCGCAGAAGTGCAGTTGGCTCAAACTCATATCCCTGTAGCTGTCGGCATTATGAGTGGACTAAAGAATAACTCTGTTTCCATCGAACAAATTAAAACTCAAGTTCAGGCAGTTCGCGATCGCGGTTTGACTGGAGTGTCGTTTTTCTTCTATGAAAGTCTCTGGAATTGGGCAAAAGAAACACCGGCAGAGCGCGAAAATGGATTGAAATCCCTTTTCTCTGTGCCAGTGTCAAGACCCAATATTTTGCAAGGTGGCCAGCCGCCCAGCAGTAATGAAGGATTAATATAATTTCAGATTTGAGATTTTTAATTTTAAATTAAAAATCTCAAATTTAAATTCTGAAATTCATAGCGATCGCCACTTCTTGAATCTTTGTACTGGATGAGGGAATTGTATTATCCAACTTGACTACAGAACCAGAAGTATTTGTTAGATAAATCCAGCGTTTTTGTGTGCTGGCTACCGTTACTTGCCAACCGGGGACTAGCGCCTGGGAACACCAGACGTCAGAGTCAGCGATATTCAGACAGCGATCGAACCAAGTCAGCTGTTTAACCTGCACTATCCGCAGCGCAGATTTTGGCAACGCCTCACGCTGGGACAAGTCCTTTATCACAGCATCTTTCACGGATACTGACAAACTTGTGTTAGTCTGTGATGACTCAGAGACAGCAACAGCGGTATGGGACACCGGCTGTCTAACGCCGAAGTACAAGGCGCTAGTCAACAGCAAAGCTAAGAAAAAAGGACGTGGTTGCTTAGCTGTTTTATTTAAGGTGGCTGCGGGAGATCCTGTGGTGGTAATTTCTTCCATAGCTAGCCTCGCAAGTGGATGCTGTCAGCGGAAAGGGTACTCAGATGTGCTACTACACTCCGATCCTTAAAGACTCCGGAAAACTTGAAATTTTTCTTCAAAGGTTGAGCTTGAGATGCTTTTGCACAATGCCTTTACCTCTGACGGAAAAAGATTTTCCTCGTCTCGCCTTACCCAAACGCAAACAGCTTTATTAGAACCAGACACTTGCACCCTGCGAGTTATTAATGCAAATAATTTTTATTTGCTACGCTTCTATAAGTCGAATAGCCCTAAGTTTAGCTGGTAAGCAGGAGGCAGAGCCTCCCTTAACTTAGCGCCATTCTCTATAAGCCTTCTTAAATACTAATTTCCTACATAAATGCCCTTTTTCAAACCCAGAAAATACTGAATTTAATGTTATATATGATACTTAATTTATTACAGATTGTAAATTTTGCTACAAGGTATATCATCGTAAGTCCGGCATAAGTTGCGATCGCACGAACTGCCTGAACTTGTTGCTAAGTATAAATATCGTGAGCATCTGCTTACCAGCAGTAGTTTAACAAACTATCTACCACACTAAGCTTTACTTTTCGTATATCTCCAGAGGTAGATCGTCTGGATCTTTAAAAAAAGTAAATCGCTTGCCAGTAATCTCATCGATTCTGATATTTTCAACCTGCACGCCGTGGGATGTTAAGTGACATGACCCCGACCTAAAGGTACGGGGCTTCTAAGAATTACTTCAAAGATTTCCTAGTTGCTCCCTTGCGGGTTTTTGACTTTGACCTAGACTGAGGTATCTCAGTCCCTGGCAAACCGTCTGCATAGGCGTTTTGGATTCCGACGTGTCCCGCCGTACTAATTAGTTCTATTCCTCTATTTCTAATTACTTGTCCACTTGCCACATCTCTATCGGCAATGAATCCACACTTTTGACAATGATGTACTCTAACGCTCAAATCTTTTTTGACTGTTGCACCACACTCAGGACACTCTTGAGAAGTCCCCCTAGCGTTGACTTCCCCAAAGAATTTACCACGCTTCCAACACACGTACTTGGTGATAGTTCGGAATTGCCCAAAACCAGCATCAAGCATCTGTTTACCAAGCATCCCCTTAGCCAAAGTTCGGTAATCCAAGTCTTCCATGAAGACCATATCACCAGCGTCACAAAGGGCGTGAGCCTGCTTGAAGTGAAAATCCTTGCGGGTATTGTCAATCGTGTGGTGGATTCTAGCAACTTTAATGCGTTGTTTCTCGTAATTTTTAGACCGCTTCTTTTTCCTAGACAGTCTGCGTTGCAGCAATTTCAGCTTGAAGAGCATCACTTTCAGAAACTTAGGCGATTTTACAAGAACTCCATCGCTAGTTGACAAAAACTTTTCAAGTCCAACGTCTACCCCAATTGGATGTCCATGTGGCATAGGATTGGGAACGTTAACATCACATTGGATATTGATGTCAGCGTACCATCTATCAGCCTTGTTAATTATCCGAACCTGCTTAACCACAAATCCGCTTGGGATTGCGCGATGCAAGTTAATTGGAATCAGCCCCAGCTTTGGCAAGGTAATATTTACCCCCTGCACTGGATTCTGTTTAAACTGGGGAAACAACAAAGATTTAAATTGCCCAAACTTTTTAAATCTGGGGAATCCATGCCCAATTTTTTGAAACCCATCCCATGCTCGGTGCAATTGTTTGATGGCTTGCTGCAAAACTTGGCTCGGTACTTCGCCCAATCGGGGAAACACCTTTTTAGCGTTTGGCAATGCATTAAGCTGCTTCACTTCGCTAGGGAAAGGACTGTCAGCAGCCATGATGTACTCATGGACAATCGAGCATCTGTCAACCATGCATTTCCGACTATTACACCAATCCTTAATTTCTCGCAGCCCATAGTTATAGGCAACGCGACAAACATCCATCCACTCTTTGAGTGACTGCTCTTGAGTGATGTTGGGATAGATTCGATAGCGGTAATTCATGGTTAGCATTCCACTATTTTAACATATTTAGTGGCAGATGCAATGCTAGTAAATATAAAGCCGTCCTGGAAGGACGGGGTTTTAAACCCAATTTTTCGATAAGCGACAGATTCATCGATATCATCAACTTCAAAAGATAAATGTCTCAGACCGCAAGCTTCAGGGGTATTCGGTCGTTTAGGAGGGTTAGGAAATGAAAAAAGCTCAATTTGGTCGCCGTTACCGACTCTCAAGTCCAATTTGTACGAATTTCTTGCGGATCTGAAAGTTTCTTCAATAATGGAAAATCCTAAAATTTCTACATAGAATTTTTTAGATTTTTCATAGTCAGAGCAAATGATAGCTATGTGATGGATTCCTGTCGTTTTCATCCCTGTCTTGCCTGTAATCCCTACTCTCCATTTCGGATTTTTGCATGAATTGCTTCATTCCCTCAATACCAAGGGCTTTCGTCAGCGCCTCTGTTCCCATTTGCCTAATCTGTGCTTGAGTCAGGTTGGTCACATCGATCATTTTTGTGAATTTAGGAGGAGCCGCATTTGAACTTTCAGCCTGTTGTCGGCGACGCTCTTTGATTCTGCCAGCGATCTCCTCGAACGTGGGATTTCCCAGCAATTTATCTCTGTCTCGCGTGTAATCCCCACTACCCATCTCGAATTGCTGCATGAATCGCGCCATTCCCGCAGGGCCAAGAGCTTGACTGAGCGCGTCTATTCCCAGTAATCTAATGTCCTCTAGAGTCAGCTTACTCACGTCTATCATTTGTTACCGACTAGGGGAAGAAGTGTTTAGAATCAAGGGTTTCGGGAATTGAGAATGTCCTAACCGCCTTGGCGGTTGCTATAAATTAAAAACGCCAATCTCTGTTCCTGGGAATTTTACCTTCGTGTATGAAATCCAAAATTTGAAATTATTTTATTTTTTGACAGGTTTTGGTTGCTGACCGGGTAAGGCAGGTAAACCCATTTGGTGCCAAAACCGATCGAAACTCGCAGGTTGAACAAAACGCCATGCTACTAAACCTGCTGCTGCAACCACAATCAACGCCACCGCACCGCCAATCAGACGAGACAGCAAACCACCTCCAGCGCCTCTTCTGCCAGATTGGGAAGGCGTGGCGCTAGAGGCTGATGCAGGCCCTGCCATCGTCGGTGCAGGACTTGTTGGAGCAGAACTCTGCCTATTTCCAGCAGCTTTTACTTGTCCGTTTCCCTGCACTCCCTCCGAACTGCTGAAGATTTGCAGTTGCTGAGTCACAGCTGGCGGTCGCTGTTCGGTTCGCACCCACTGCAAAAGTGCTGCCGCCGTGATGCCGCAAAGATTGGGCGTACCCAAAGATGGAATCCGTTGCAGTATGGGCTGAGTATTAGATACGAAAACAACCAGATTATCGCTATTTTCTTGGGCGAAACCGTAGGTACATTGAGCAACCGCCACTACCAATCTGGCTTGTTTGCTCATGTTTGAACCGCCGGGTGGAGTGAAGGCGGGATGGGTTGCATGAGCATTAGTCAGTTGCCAACCGCTATTGGGGAAAAAGCGCAAAAACTCTCTAGCGGTTTTCTCCGCTTCAGGTTCTGGGGCGCGACCGGAGAGAAATTCAATCTCTTCATAGACCACTTGCGGTAGATAGCAGGCTCCTATGCGCGAGTACTCCTGCCATTCGCGGGTGCTTTTGCCCATCAAGGCGCTGTGGTCTAGAAGAACTAGAACGGGCGGTGGTGTAGGCATAACCGTCACTAAAGAATTTTAGATTTGAGATTTGAGATTTTAGATTTTAGATTTGAAATCTGAAATTTTAAATCGGAAATCTAAAATCCATTATTAACTCCAATTCCCAGACGCCCTGCCAATCCCGGCGATAAAGGTATGAGAGTTGCTAGAGCGAGGAACAGAGCTAACAAAGCCAAGGCGGCTCGCGCATCATCGGGTTCGGTAATCTCATTTAGGCTGGGACGCTCTAAATCCCTTTGTAGGAACACTATTACAATTGCCCAGTACATGGCAAGGGGATTTCCTAGAGATACAAGCGCCAGCAGGATTAAAGTTGCGATCGTCGTTCTGCCAGCCACTTTGCGTCCGTAGATAGCCATCACAATTCTACCGCCATCCAACTGTCCGGCTGGCATCAAGTTTAGCGCTGTAATTACCAATCCCAACCAACCAATGATTGTCAGCGGGTGAACATCCACCAAAGACTGTTGCAAGGCAGAACCCAGGACAACTCGCGCCAGGGTTCCCACCAGAATCGAGCCTTGGAAAAATTCAGCTGGAACTTGAAACAAACTACCTTGATGAGAAAGTAACAAGCCTCCAATCAGCATCAGTAGGGATACAATTCCACCAGCAGCTGGCCCTGCTAAAGAGATATCAAACAAGACGTTTCTGTTGAGCAGGAGAGATTCAAAGCGGGTGATCGCACCAAAGGAGCCTATTTGTAAAGTGGGTAGAAAATAAGGCAGACTTAAGCGGATTTGGTGACGCCTTGCTAGAAGCCAGTGACCGATTTCATGAGCTGCCAAAACAGCTAAGATTCCCAAAGCGATCGGCAGGGTTTCTGTATACCGACTGGGATTTTGGTATAAATCGAAGCCCAGCAGCATCCCAGAAGTGCTTAAACAGGTGGTAATTGTCACCACCATGAGGACGATCGCCAAGATTTTTTGGTTTAAACTGGCCGGTTTAGGGTCATTGCGGCTGGGTAATATTACAACTGTAGGCTTACCTTCTGGATTTTCGATCAAAAATAGCCGATAGCGATCGCCCAGTCGTTCCTGCAAAGCAGCTGACAACCGCGTATGGACTGCTTGAGCTTCTCCGCGCAGGTTGCCTTTGAAGACAGCGCCTTCCTGGTAGGGAATCGTTTCTGTGGCAAAGTAGGTATCGATGCCAAAAATCCCTTGAATCGTCTTGAGATCTTCTTGGGGAATCGGGATCATCTCCATTTTCAACTGCGCTAACTCAGGTTGTGCCGTTTCATTCGCTGTCTGGGCCCTTCGAGCTGTCTCTTCTGTGGGGCTTGCTTCGCGATCGACATTCGCCATCTTCGAGGCACGTTCTTGCCGGATGATATCGTTACCTGCCGATCGCAGTAGCCTACCCAGGTAGATATACAGCCCAGCCGAAACCACCAACATCAATATAATACTGACCAGGTTGAGGTAAATGCCTACGGCGAACAAGCCAAAAAACAACAGCCAGGGAGTCATCAGCGCCACCGACTGCAACCAGGCTAAGATTCCCAGTTTCCCAAAAGGCTTGGCACGGTACAATCCCCAGCCCAATATACCGAAAGTGGCTAGCAGAATTAGTGCTAATACAGAAGTCTCCGATCCAGTGAACATTTCCAAACCTTTGCTAGTCAGACAAACCGCCCGATCGAGTGGGTGCGATCGCCGCACTCCTCATTTTGACACTCTCAGGTCTAAAGACACTTTAGGATGTGGAACTTTCTCTATCATTCTCAACAGAGCCATAACGGCAGTGAAACGTCTAGAAGATTTTTTGTTCCGCTTCTAGACAGTAGGAATGACAGTGCTAAGGCTATGGTGGACAATGCCCACTCTACTGTTTTTGAGAGCTTTGTACGGCTTGTCTGAGATTGCCTTGATTTTCGGTAAGGAGACTTTCTGCTTCTTCCTTGTCTAAATCCGTCCAGTGCATCAGCAGAGCTAGTTTTACCGATCGCCCACTTTGTTCTAACAAATACCCGGCTGCTTCGCGACTGAGATCGGTAAGATCTTGGAGAATACGCAAAGCGCGATCGCGTAGCTTAGTATTCGTAACCGCTACATCCACCATGCGATTGCCGTAGACTTTGCCCAACTTTACCATCACGCCGGTAGATATGATGTTCAAAGCCATCTTGGTCACCGTCCCAGCTTTGAGCCGCGTGGAACCTGCTAAAATTTCCGGGCCAACTACCAGGCGAATATCGATATCGGCATTAGTGCTAACTTGTTCGGCTGGTACGCAAGCCATGAAAATAGTGGTAGCGCCCCTAGCTTGAGCCGCCTGCAAAGCGCCTTGAACAAAAGGAGTCGTTCCTCCCGCAGTAATTCCCACTACCACATCTAGTTGGGTGATATGTCGCTGAGCGATCGCACTTGCGCCATCCTCGGCTAGGTCTTCCAAATCCTCCGAACTGCGGATTAAAGCACCAGCACCACCCGCTATAATCCCCTGTACCAGTTCCGGCGGACTGCAAAACGTGGGCGGACACTCGGCTGCATCCAAGACCCCCAGACGCCCGCTAGTACCCGCTCCTACATAAAACAGGCGTCCCCCTTGACGTAATGACTCGGCTGCGATATCGATTGTCTTAGCCAACTCAAAGCGGGCTTGAGCGATCGCGGCAATAGTTTGGGCATCTTCGCGGTTGAACAGTTCCACCAACTCCAGGGAACTTAGCTGGTCTAAATTATGACTGTTGGGATTAATCTGTTCGGTGAGAAGATGACCGCGTTCCTCAAGGTTTTTCATAGTAGTCCTTCTAACTGGCGGCGAATGCGATCGAGTTCAGTTTCGGCGAGGTCAGCTTTAGTCTCCTCCGGTTGCCAATCGGTTTTTTCTAAATTCGTTTCCGGTGGAGCTAATAATAAACGATCGGATGTTCCTTCGGGAACAAAACCTGCCGGGACAAACACCCACTCATAATCAAGTTCTTGGATGTCCTCTTTCTCCATTCCCTCAACCGTCGGAACCATAAAATCTTGAGCTTCCAGCAGCAGCGCATAGCGAGTGGCGTCGTCCTCTGACTCAAACATCAATACTACATTGCGATCGCCAATCTGAAGGCTGTGAATACCCTCATTTTCCTTCCGAACGTTATATAACAGTACAAACACACGCATGAGAGCCACTTTATTTCGATCGTCGTTATTTATTTTATTAGGGACTAGGGGCTATAAAAGTCAAAAGTCACTCATTCAAAAGTCAAAAAGGGCAGAGGGGCAGAGGGGCAGGTGAGATTTACCAATCCAAAATCTAAAATCCAAAATCTAAAATCTAAAATCTAAAATCTAAAATCAAGAGATGACGAACACCCCCAATCCAAATAACGAACCTCAGTCTAGTGCGAACCGCCGGATATGGCTGTTGTGGTTGAGCCGCACCGGATTTGCCTTTGGCGCGATCTTAGTAGTTGGCATAGCGGCTGGGGCGTGGTGGGCTTGGATGTTTGTCCAAAAACAGTTAGCCCCATTAGTCGAGAAAAATCTCAGTCAGAGTCTGAAACGACCAGTTTTACTGGGCAAAGTGGAACGTTTTTCGCTCAATGGACTGCGGTTTGGCGCGTCACAAATACCGGCGACGCCTACAGATCCAGACCGGGCCTCGGTGGGGGCGATCGATGTGGGGTTTAATATACCCCAGATGCTCCTCAACCGCACTTTACAGTTAGATCTTACCCTCGTCAATCCAGATGTTTATATCGAACAAGACAATAACAATCGCTGGATTGCAGGCCAAATTAGCGTAGCGTCAGGCAGCGGGCCAATCAAAACCGAAGTGCGATCGGTCCGGGTGAATAACGCTAAAGTCCTTTTGGTGCCCAATCCAAAACCTGCTAATCCCAGAGTCCCGGTAGGTATTGCTCAACTGAATGGTAACGCCGAATTTGTAGATAAAGGTCAGCGCATTCGGTTCGATATGGGCGGACAACTAGCTACCGGAGGGGATTTTAAGGTTTCAGGCGAACATCTGCCTCCCAGCCAGCAGACGAACTTGCAGCTGCAAGGTCAAAATCTTTTAATTACCGACCTCGATCGATTAGTCAAACTTCCGCTTAATTTGAGTGCAGGTCGGGTGGATGGCAACTTGACCGTCAGATATAACCCAGCACAGCCAATCTTTTTGCTGGGGATGGCACGCCTGAACGATGTTACCGCTCGATTCCCACAACTGCCAGCACCATTTAGCAATACTAATGGAGTACTAAACTTCAGCGGTCAGGAAATTAAGCTGGACAATGTAGCAACAAGGTTGGGTCAGATTCCGCTGCAAGCTAATGGTACTTTCCATACCCAAAATGGCTATGACATTTCCGCGCAAGTTCCGAATATACCATTAGGGAACATTACTCAGACTCTCAACCTGAAAACACCAGTACCGATAAGCGCGGAGGTGCGATCGCAAGTAAGGTTGACAGGGCCAACTAAAGCGCCCGTTCTCTTAGGTGAATTTACTACCACTAAGCCAGCCCTAGTTGATAAACTGCAATTCTCCTCAATAAGCGGTCGTTTTGCCTTTGCACCGGCGACAAATGAATTTGCGATCGCAAACTTGCAAGCCAAACCTACTGTTGGCGGTCAAATTACCGGCAAAGGCAACGTTAAACTCGGTCAAGGCGGCGGGATGGTATTCGATGCCGAAGTTCAGAACGTGCCAGGAGATGCGATCGCTCAACAGTACGGTGTAACTCTATCTCCATCTATAAAAATTGGCAATGTTTCAGCAAAGGCACAAGTATTCGGCCCTCTAAACGATATTCGGGTAGCGGCACGTTGGCAAGCTCCACAAGCTACTTATCCCGCAGCTGGAGAAGTGATTATAGCTAAGGGTCAGACGGTCTTACGCGATGCCACTTTCAAAGTTGCGACCAACACCCTGAAAGCAGCTGCTCGGATTGCCGACGGTCGCTGGGAAGCCCTTGTAGAAGGTTCCCAACTGCCAGTCAAGGATATTTTGGCACTGCTGCCAGAAAGTATCCCGGCACAGGAACAGAGGAGAAATTCCCAATCCCCAGTCCCAAATCCCCAGTCCCAAATCCCCACTCCGATACAGCAAGGGGTAGTTAGCGGTAGGGCAAAGCTTTCGGGAAGTTTAGCTTCATTTAAAATTGCAGATATTCAAGCGATCGCAGAAGGAAGCCTGCAAGTTGCTGGAGGCACTGTCCAATTGCGCCAAGGTTTATTGGAAAAAGGTCGCTGGCAAGCATTAGTGGGTGCTACTGGTGTCCAATTAGGACGTTTTGAACAAGTGCCAACCCAGTTGCAGCGATCGACTTTGAGCAACGGTCAGTTTAAATTAACTGGAAACATTGAATCATTTCAACTTGCAGACATTCAAGCGATCGGTCAAGGAAGCCTGAATCTTGCTGGTGGGACTGTGCAAATTGTCCGAGGTGGACTTCAGAATGGTGCGTGGGATGCGATCGTCAAAGCTACAGGCGTCAATCTAGGACAATTGGCACAAGTACCAGCGCAAGTCCAAGGGCCGTTTAGCGGTCAATTCCGCGTAGGAGGAAACCTAAACTCAAGCGAATTGGGAACAATTCAAGCCGTCGGACAAGGAAATCTGGGGTTTGCTGGTGGCAATCTGCAAATTCGGGAATTACAGTTGAATCAGGGTAATTGGCGAGCGAATATTGCCGCTTCTGGCGTGCAGTTGGGGCGTTTGGCACAAGTACCAACCCAGTTGCAGAGTTCTGTTTTTAACGGACAAGTGGTATTAGCAGGAAACCTGGATTCCCTTAAAGCGCCGACCGATAAATCTAAATCACCATTATCGCAAATTCAAGCTATTGCCAAAGGAAATCTGCAAGTTGCTGGTGGGAATGTCCGAATTCGTCAAGCGCAGCTAAATGAAGGTAATTTTCAAGCTGATGTCGTTGCGTCTGGCGTACAACTCAATCGTTTTCCACAAGTACCACCACAATTACAAAGTTCTTTTAGCGGTGAACTGCAATTAGCAGCAAACTTAGATACGCTTACAGCAGAATCAAATAAATCACCTTTATCCCAAATTCAAGCAAGAGGTCAAGGAAATCTGCAAGTTGCTGGTGGGAATGTCCGAATTCGTCAAGCACAGCTAAATGAAGGTAATTTTCAAGCCGATGTCGTTGCGTCTGGCGTACAACTCAATCGTTTCCCACAAGTACCACCACAATTACAAAGTTCTTTTAGCGGTGAACTGCAATTAGCAGCAAACTTGGATACGCTTACAGCAGATTCTAATAAATCGCCGCTATCTCTTATTCAAGCAAGAGGTCAAGGAAATCTTCAAGTTGCTGGTGGTAATGTTCAAATTCGTCAAGCAGAACTGAATGAAGGTAATTTTCAAGCTGATGTCGTTGCGTCTGGCGTACAACTCAATCGTTTTCCGCAAGTACCCAAGCAGTTACAAAGTTCTTTCAGCGGTGAACTGCAATTAGCAGGAAACTTAGATAGGCTGACAACACAATCTGATAAATCACCTTTATCGCAGATTCAAGCAAGAGTTCAGGGAAATCTTCAATTTGCTGATGGTAATTTGCAAATTCGTAAAGCCGAACTGAATGAAGGGAATTTTCAAGCCGATCTCGTTGCTTCTGGCGTACAACTCAATCGTTTTCCGCAAGTACCAACCCAATTACGCGGTTCTTCTTTTAGCGGTGAACTGCAATTGGCAGGAAATTTAGATACCCTTACCGATAAGTCGAATAAATCACCTTTATCCCAAATTCAAGGAAGAGTTCAAGGAAATCTTCAGCTTGCAAGTGGTAGCATTCAAATTCGAGATGCACAGCTAAATAAAGGTAATTTCCAAGCTGATATTGTTGCTTCGGCGGTACAACTAAGTCGTTTTCCGCAAGTACCAACCCAATTACGCGGTTCTTCTTTTAACGGTGAACTGCAATTAGCAGGAAACTTGGATAACCTTAACGATAAATCGCCTTTATCGCTGATTCAAGGAAGAGTTCAGGGAAATCTTCAGAATGTTGCTGGTGGTAACGTTACTATTCGCCAAGTACAGATAGATAGAGGTAATTTCCAAGCTGATGTTTCCCTCGCACAAGTTCAACTCGATCGCTTTTCCGATCAGTTGCGAGGACGGTTTAATGGCGACCTCAAGTTAGCTGGAAATTTAGCTTCTCTTACCGCAACAAATAGTTCGCCTTTATCAGCTATCCAAGCTGCCGGACAGGTAAACTTTTCTCAAGGTGTTGCTTCTATTCAAGGGCCGATCGCAGCTACATTTAAGTGGGATGGACGACAGTTGCTGCTCGAAAATTTGACT
This DNA window, taken from Argonema galeatum A003/A1, encodes the following:
- a CDS encoding translocation/assembly module TamB domain-containing protein translates to MTNTPNPNNEPQSSANRRIWLLWLSRTGFAFGAILVVGIAAGAWWAWMFVQKQLAPLVEKNLSQSLKRPVLLGKVERFSLNGLRFGASQIPATPTDPDRASVGAIDVGFNIPQMLLNRTLQLDLTLVNPDVYIEQDNNNRWIAGQISVASGSGPIKTEVRSVRVNNAKVLLVPNPKPANPRVPVGIAQLNGNAEFVDKGQRIRFDMGGQLATGGDFKVSGEHLPPSQQTNLQLQGQNLLITDLDRLVKLPLNLSAGRVDGNLTVRYNPAQPIFLLGMARLNDVTARFPQLPAPFSNTNGVLNFSGQEIKLDNVATRLGQIPLQANGTFHTQNGYDISAQVPNIPLGNITQTLNLKTPVPISAEVRSQVRLTGPTKAPVLLGEFTTTKPALVDKLQFSSISGRFAFAPATNEFAIANLQAKPTVGGQITGKGNVKLGQGGGMVFDAEVQNVPGDAIAQQYGVTLSPSIKIGNVSAKAQVFGPLNDIRVAARWQAPQATYPAAGEVIIAKGQTVLRDATFKVATNTLKAAARIADGRWEALVEGSQLPVKDILALLPESIPAQEQRRNSQSPVPNPQSQIPTPIQQGVVSGRAKLSGSLASFKIADIQAIAEGSLQVAGGTVQLRQGLLEKGRWQALVGATGVQLGRFEQVPTQLQRSTLSNGQFKLTGNIESFQLADIQAIGQGSLNLAGGTVQIVRGGLQNGAWDAIVKATGVNLGQLAQVPAQVQGPFSGQFRVGGNLNSSELGTIQAVGQGNLGFAGGNLQIRELQLNQGNWRANIAASGVQLGRLAQVPTQLQSSVFNGQVVLAGNLDSLKAPTDKSKSPLSQIQAIAKGNLQVAGGNVRIRQAQLNEGNFQADVVASGVQLNRFPQVPPQLQSSFSGELQLAANLDTLTAESNKSPLSQIQARGQGNLQVAGGNVRIRQAQLNEGNFQADVVASGVQLNRFPQVPPQLQSSFSGELQLAANLDTLTADSNKSPLSLIQARGQGNLQVAGGNVQIRQAELNEGNFQADVVASGVQLNRFPQVPKQLQSSFSGELQLAGNLDRLTTQSDKSPLSQIQARVQGNLQFADGNLQIRKAELNEGNFQADLVASGVQLNRFPQVPTQLRGSSFSGELQLAGNLDTLTDKSNKSPLSQIQGRVQGNLQLASGSIQIRDAQLNKGNFQADIVASAVQLSRFPQVPTQLRGSSFNGELQLAGNLDNLNDKSPLSLIQGRVQGNLQNVAGGNVTIRQVQIDRGNFQADVSLAQVQLDRFSDQLRGRFNGDLKLAGNLASLTATNSSPLSAIQAAGQVNFSQGVASIQGPIAATFKWDGRQLLLENLTSPGLNASGVIAANFDRNNRPTITAVDLNVDANNLNLRTLPIQLPNNIALAGSADFKGRISGTPTSPNVAGNLRLQNFVINGFDFDPILTGDVEVIAGRGVKLDVVGTQDRIAVELDRNYNPVTFSIRRDDTVAEGTKQGDLLQVNVQNFPIATLKDLATNVATLPPQVARERVNGQLSGNFVVNLNERSVVANNVAIAQPGIGNFKADSLSGDFRYANGIGEITNAVLRQGESSYGVTGRITPTDFQARVQVEQGKIQNVLTAFNLLNLQAGRGRANNGRAANVQTVPVGIPEAPLLTQLRRFSEIEALLQQQRTRRRETNRIPDITELTGNFSGSIGVSGSLTSGINSLPTGLEVSFDLNGKDWELGDYKFNQVTAQGSFLNGVLRVNPLQIKYNDALLAFTGNLGLQQQSGQLQLQNFPVDVIKNFVPLPVEITGKLNGTANLAGTLENPQVIGDLTLVQGTLSGTPVQSAKAIFRYDNARLNFNSEAVVQPPQPILISGSIPYQLPFSSVKPDSDRISLDVNVENEGLALLNLLSRGQVSWQGGQGKVQLQVRGTLSAPQITGIATVQNATIAAVVLPAPLTNVAGSARFDRDRIVVENLAGSFSKGAVAAQGTIAISRRLPSQDPDRANPLNVTLNNLTINLKGLYRGGVNGNVVITGTAFAPQIAGKVELANGEVFLGQQQENPQTVAQSGTPTSQSPIPGSRPIVPEFNNLQLTLANNVNVTRQPLFSFRATGDLTVNGLLGNLEPKGTIRLRRGQVNLFTTQMTLDRDYTQTAVFVPDRGLDPILDVRLVTTVPEVTGSRLPTSSISSEVADVPTTGFFGSVETVRVIARVQGPASQLGDNLVLTSNPPRTEAEIVGLIGGGFAQNLGRGDSSLGLANLAGSAVLSNQQIQGTITAIGQAFGLSELRLFPTAITTNREDRSRSSTLGLAAEAVVDITRQLSASVSKVLTTDQPLQYNLRYRVNSNILLRGSTDLSGESRGAIEFERRF